ACTGTATTGCAATGTAATGGAACTATAGGTCACCAGAAAACCACCCTAAGAGTTTTAACCACTGGCAGTCACAGTTCTCCGGAATGTGTTACCTCCTCACTTCTTTTCTTAGTCTCATCCACATCCTGAAACATTTTGGGGACTTATTGTCaattttatcttttatttccCTTGAGCAGCACATTCCTTATGAATTTCTGAACCTTGCTAATAATTTTGGTCTTAGTTCTTGAAGTCAAACCTACGACTCACATCTCATGGTTACCCTGGACAGTTCAGGTTGCTTAGGAACATTACAAGGTTTGTCCAGTAATAAAGCAGGTTTTTGTTTCCAGGATTTTTGTCACTGAATcttcattcacatcacacacacacatccataaaTGCCATCTTGATCCGAACCGAAGGGCCAAATCTGCGCACAGCTTGTCTCACTCCCTTTCCCTGTGATTCATTAtcagtgttttgtctgtttctgtgtgtgaagcATGGTTGTTTTGGTTCACTGAGAAACTTTTGTTGAATAAGCGTGTCCCTCAAACGAGCTGGAAGCCTCCCAGGTCCTCCTCTGATGCATGGACACAGTTACACGCCATTCCCAGTGCCTGCCCTTGTCTGAGTTTCAAAATCTACACCTACTAACAGACCCTTGAACCTAACACACATccaacacatacagacatacaaacagCCAGAACAGCAGGTGTGTCCCTGCTCCCTTCTGACATCGTACCTTGCTGCCACTTGAGTGTGTGTCTCGCCGCAACTCTAATCGGACAACCTTCGAATCCTCACCAATTCTTAGGAAGCCAGTTGGATTCCCTGGAGCCAATGAGATGCCGGCGAGGCAGATGGACATGAGAGAGCCCCAATCAGATCCTACGCTCGGATCAAAGTAGGAGTCTATTCTGCTGCATGTCTTTCGTTTGATGACTCTGGCCTATTTAGACTTTCACCTGAGCCCAGCACTCCCTGAATGAGTCGCAAACAAACGTACAGGCCTAGAAGCTCCTAAAATGTAGTGGTGCATGCTTTTTGCTGGAGCATGGCATGATGATGGGAACAGTTTTTTGTGCTGCTAGAGCAGAAGAACAAAGTCCAGTCTTGAACCATTTTAATAGAATGTAAAATGGCagattgtttgtgttttccttttcaaTGCACTCCTGGATCCTTCAGTTCTCCTTGCAGACGGGCTTGTTTCAGTATTTGGCATGCTGATGTAACATACTGCTTCACAGACCGTTGCAGATCTCTGTGACAGAGAAAAATCtctacactgcaaaaaaacacaaaaaaaataactacaAGCAGGAAACATTGCTGGCTTGTTGACATAGATATAAGGCAACTATGATGAAGAGGGAGTTGATTGACATTTTGTGAAATTTTGCTTTCTTGCAGAGGGTTACACGATAAAATTGGTACTACTCAAATATTAACAGGCAGGCGATGGAGAGAAATTAGGGTTTGGTAATGCACTGGATTGTGTTATGGTTGACTCAGGACAAGTACGACTCCCAGGCAGGAAGGAGAGTTCAAAATCTTTACTTAGATAAGGCAGGCAACAGTACGAAGAGAAAAGGCTCAGGCAGAGGTCTGTTTAACAGAGTTCAAAGTTACCACGAAGGCAAAGGTACCAAGAAATCACATGCAGAATCAAAAACCCAGGAACGATAAGTTCAAACAGAGGGACAGTCAGATACTAGAAATACTTGCTAGAACGTTTGAAACTaatcacaagacgaactggcaccaAGCGGAGGGTGACCGAGAAGTACACAAGGGCAGGGAAGACAATCACGCAGgtgacacattagggcgggcaggtaatcagcaggaggagggagcacaggAGGGAAAGGCAAGtcgacacctgaaacgagagggaaGTTAATATTTCCAAAATAAAGCAGCAAATACACATACTTTAAAATAAGAAAACCCAGGTAACAACTGAGATCCAGATTGAAGCTAAATTAGTCATGTACCTGGATCAATATGTATGTTGGGAGTTAGATTAGGTTGCAAAAACAATTTCCATGTACAATAATTTTTGTGTTGACGCATAACACCGACTCTTTGTGAGCTTTGGAGGTGCTGCCAACTGGACTGTGTTGGAATGGAACCAGGATaactctcctctgtgtttctccGTTGTTTCCAAtatttgtgctaagctaagctaattatCTCCTGGCTGTATTAACTATGGTGAAATCCTGCACATCTTTGTGGACTACGTTTAAATATATGAAAagatcattttaaaataaaaaaatgcttaatattttaacTCAGCTCAGTATTAGCTAAAACCTCAGCTAATGTGTAACACTTCCAGAGCCTCACTTAGAGTATGTCCTCTAATATCGATGAGAACAATGATTTTAAACCAACGTGTGGTAAGTCTTTCTGACTTTTTGCAGTGTAGTGCCATCTAGTTGTTTTAGGAAGTGTGCTTCTGCAGACACTGACACTTGCATGAATCCACAGAGCTTGGTTACGTATTTAAGGACATATGAATAGGAAAGGAAGCGCTGGTGTTGTTGCAATGAGTGtcacaaggtaaaaaaaagttCTGACAAAGGCACCAACTCAGTACAGATTTCTCAATCTTTCTTAGTGCCTCATTGGTAAGTATAAGAGCTAAACAATGTTTATGATTCAAAAGAAGCCACACATTGTCCTCAAAAAGATCCTGTAACTGTCCTggacctgcagtgtgtgtgtgtgtgtgtgtgattgcagtGAATGCATGTCAGGCAAGAGGTGTGTGATGTGACAGTTTTTTGGCTGTTAGAGGCTCTCGCTCTCCAGGTGGACTGCTGCATTtcagagaacacacaaacaccaaagcACCTATGCGCACatatgcgtgcacacacacacacacacacacaaacatgcacagctgGGACGCTGGGGTGCTGGATATGGCCCAGCATTTTAGCAGATGGCCTGGGTGCTACGCTATCAGTCACCATAGTAACAtgctctctttttcctctttctctctgtctttctctccctctctctagtGCTAAGAGAAGGAAAATGGCAGACAAGATTCTTCCGCAAAGGGTGAGGCTGCATATTTTTAcctttgttgctgtgttttttctgtgtgtgtgtttgtttcttttgtgcacagagcagaaaaaaaactggttgGTTTTTGATGTCTGGGGTTCTTGGAAGGCGCAGAGGGCCAGATGATTATTTGTTATTTccaagaggaaagagagaggatAAGGGACGCGATCAGAAGGTTTTAGGGCGTTTTTAGGGTTTTGTTATTTGGATGGTGGCTCATTGTTTTAAATGGGAATAGTCAGCGGGATATGATAGAAATGCAACCACAAGTAGTGCCGAAAGAGGCAGCAGAATCACTACGTTGCCACAGGTGAGTCCATGCCGACTGGGGTTCGTGATTTTTCATCCCGTCTCAGTTGTTCGGCCCTGTGCCACGCCATCATCTCACTACGCCCCGACcaacacacagagggctttcaCGCTGAAACTGTGCAGGTCTGGACACTGGTGAGGGCTCCGGTCTTATCCCCACTAACATAACCCAGACAGGGAGATAGCAGCAGGCATGGCTGGGGCGCCACTCTTAATATAATGAGTCAGGGGCAGGGAATGTCTACCACACACTCCTCCATCAGCTCGGCACCTCAGCCCGGTGAAAGGCAGCGAGATGGAGATAGAGAAGGAATGAGAGGGAACAATGAAAGCAGCCTTTGAGAAAGGAACATGAAAGAAGAGGCAGGGAGGATAAGAAACACACTgtaggagagtgtgtgtgcacagtttgGTAAGCAGCAGCCCTTGATGCTCTGAGGACTTTCAGTGGTATGGTAATGCCGGAGTCCTGGCTGGTTGGCACAGCCTGCATCTCATTTTGATCCCCCTGTGTCTGGAGGATGGAGCATTAATGACGGACCGATCGTATGATCTCATACTTTACCTACATCTCAttcagaaaaatacagaaatattaaATTATGTGTAAAATATTAAGAATATTTCTATGTGATgtgcagccacaaacacatattttacagCAAAGTGAACCAACATTAACTGCAACTTAACTAACATTAGCACTACATTAGCTCTGCTTACAAGCAGCAATGTTAGCGAATAATTGCTTTAGTTAGATACATATGCTAACGTTAGCAGCTAATTGGCCCTCTAACACATTAGCTGATTCTCCGTTAAATCCTTTCCTCCCTTTTTCTTCCTATTCACCTTCAGCTTTTGTATCTCAACTCTTAGCCTTCTTTCAGTAAGGTGGCTAACATCCGGTTATTACCAACCTACCAACCTTTGACTGTCAAGGAAAACCACTACTCAGCACCACTTTGGCTTCTTTCTCCACTGAGTTCATAATATTATCTCTTCACCACATTattcattttatctgtgttccTTTatccaaaacctcaaaggtCTACCATTAAGTTATTTTACTAGCTATATGAGCTTTTTCTGCAAACCTTTGCAGCCTCAAAACCTTCCtccaaaacaatacaaatatcTTTCACATAGTGGAGTTAGACTTTTTTCGACCTTACAGCAGCTTTAATTACTGGAAACTGAATATAAGAGGCTAAAGTGTCCCGGACACAAGACAGCGGACCCCCTGCCAGCACGGGAATAGACGGCTTATCTGCTTAAGCTCCTCAGTGATACTTAGAATATGTTAAGAAAATCTGATTTCTTAGTTCTGGGTGTGATCTGAAAGTTTGAACTGTTGCCCTGTGTTCACCCTGAGCAGATCCGTGAGCTGGTCCCAGAGTCTCAGGCCTACATGGACCTGCTGGCATTTGAGCGAAAACTGGATCAGACCATTATGCGTAAACGTGTGGACATCCAGGAAGCACTGAAGAGACCAATGAaggtaataaaaaagaaatatacaAAAAGGTCGTAAATGGCCTCATTTGATCAAAGTTCCAAACAAACAGACTTTAAAACTTTCAGTGTGTAAAACATGATTTTAAATTGTACGGTTTGGTTCTGCACTCGTGTCAGCAGCAAAAGCGCAAACTTCGCCTTTACATCTCAAACACCTTCAACCCTGCCAGACCTGATGCTGACGACTCTGATGGCAGCATTGCATCGTGGGAGCTGCGAGTAGAGGGGAAGTTGCTGGATGATGTGagttttatttgttgtattgAGTCACTGTGTGACATGCAGTTTAAAAGTGAACTAGCTTTGCAGAGTTATGTCATCTCTGGTGCTTAAAAGCAGAAGTTAAATTTTCTAAAGAATAACTGAGATTATAATCTTCCCATTTAGTATGAATGTGTGCCGCTCTTTGATCCGGCTGCTGCTCTGGGTCGTCTTTGGCCTGCAGTTTGATGTAGTCAAACAACTTTGGACAGAAAAGTCTTGGCTTGGCTTGGAATATAAAATGAATGACTGATGTGTACAGATGGATTTtttctttgtgagtgtgtgtgtcataaacaTCTCTGCTACAGGCCCTGATGATCTCAGCCGTCTGGTCGTTTCACGGCAGTAACATACAACCAACCACAGATATTTCTGTTTGCGCTCAGAGGAAGCGTACCCTAAGAAtacctccttttctttctgatCTCACCTTTTTGGTTTTGATGAGTGATATGAATAAAGATAAGTGTGAATGTACTTGTGAGTCATTTGAATGTGGACACTAACTTCTGTCTGTTCAACAGCctgggaaacagaagaagaaattcTCGTCTTTTTTTAAGAGCCTGGTGATCGAGCTGGACAAAGACCTGTACGGTCCTGACAACCACCTGGTCGAGGTCagtacaaacatggctgctgctgccaaTAAGACACATAGAAGAGGGATAACAGTTTAGTATAGCTAAGAATATTCTAAAGGTGTTCACCTTGATGGGCTGTGCCTGCTCACAGCAGACAGGGTTTGAAGAGCAGGATCTAGTGCGACACAGAAGCTGCAGGAAGTCGCTGATGTCAACAAAGAGTTTAACACCTAAGTCCCACATGAAACCGCAAGTTATTGTTTTAACATCAGGATATTTTTGAAtattaaacacctgaaaaaCCCCCATGTGGGGTCGCCCTGATGTTTGGCACGAAATGCAGAAATAGCAAGTTAATTAGTGAGAGATTTAGTTTTGTATTTTGGCAGAGCGAGCTCATCCCACCTGcctttacatttattttcttctaCATCTCTGAATGTATACTTTATctcttcatctcattttacttcagCTGAGCAGCATGGCTGTTGGTCACTATGTGGGTCAGTGCTTTGATTGGAGATCTTGTCCATTAGTCATAAACAGCTTTCTTATGCTGCACAGAGCAGTACATCGGACTGTTCAGCCATGCGGTCAGGGTCAATGACAGCCTCTTTATCATGCAGAGCAGAGACATTTTAAACAAGTTTTCTTATGTCTGCTTAAGTCCGCGATCATCCTAGCTCACCTGCTCACCCATTAAAGGCTTTTGTAAACCAGAGTGAGAGCATGAGTCGCCCTCTCTGATTTTCCATAACagcagaatgaaaaaaaaaaaaaaacatacaaggtTGTACAAACATGCAGATGTGAGTGTAGGAGAAAACAGCTGCTtattaaaatcagccattaGCTGTCCTCCACGTTTTTATCTTcacaaaatgtactgatttaaaaaacacacttcagGAGGTTCAGAGTGAAAATTATGACTTCTCAAGGTTCCTCTTTTTAAGAGCGTATTTTAGCCCGGCACTCAGGTGCTTCTCTTTGAACGATTCTCTATCAAAAGAATTTGGTTTCTACCTTGAGGTACAATCAGTATTTAATCTGTTCTGAGTCAGCCATTGGCTGCAGGAAAACATTACTCTGTATTGCTTGCCGTGTTACTGCAATCCACTGAACCGGAGATAGAATTTTAAAGTGCTTTTCAGTTTCGGGTTTGTTAAGATAAAATGCAGATGTAAATAACTGACTCTGAAATACAGGCACAAAGACGGAAACAGGAGTTTTTATGGAAACGTTGCAGGTGTGTTTGGCCTGACTGATTtcagtctgactgtgtgttcCTGAGCAGGACAACATTCAGGCACATGGCTAACATCGGGCTATGTTGTTTTCTCAGTgcactgtgcaggactagtcTGCAGAATACTGCCACTAGATACTCAGATTACTTCTGTGCTTTCTGTTTGTACACAATGCAGAGTCTTCACATCCTTACAGGTCCCTGGACAATCAAAGCTCCTTACACACAGAAACCATGATTTAAATTTGTGATCAAAATCTGCAATCTGCAATTGTTTTTCCAAACTGATCCCACCCGCTTACAAACCTGAATGTAACGAAGAAAGACGTTTGGAATTAATAGACTGTTTAGTCTGAGTAGAGCAGCTGAAGTTGTGTTGTGTGGTCAGTGTGTGaggttctgtgtttgtgtttcagtggcaCCGCACACCCACCACTCAGGAGACGGACGGTTTCCAGGTGAAGCGACCGGGAGACGTGAGTGTGCGCtgcactctgctgctgatgctggacTACCAGGTGAGGGCGACATGCCGGTTCAACTGTATCACGAAACCATCGTTAAAAACACTGGCCTGCAGAATTTGGAATTTCAGACCTTAACAAATATGCTAAGGATGTTGGATGTGATGTTGGCAGCTGTGTAAAGTGTAGTAATGGGATTATAttgtctctgcagcctcctcagtTTAAGCTGGACCCTCGCCTGGCTCGCCTGCTTGGCATCCACACTCAGACCCGCTCCTGCATCATCCAGGCCCTGTGGCAGTACGTAAAAACCAACAAGCTGCAGGACTCCCACGATAAGGAGTACATCAACTGCGACAAGTACTTTCAACAGGTGtgataaacaacacaaacacattttactttCACCTCTTACATGAGAAATaatgtcattcattcattctcacTCTCCCCCACAGATATTTGACTGCCCTCGGCTGAAGTTCTCTGAGATCCCTCAGCGCCTCACCAACCTCCTCCTGCCCCCTGACCCCATCGTCATCAACCATGTTATCAGGTACAGCGGCTCTCTTTACACAAATTAAAGTCTttcaaacaacagaaacagttCTTTTTAGTGTTTATATTAAAAGACTGATTTTTCTCACTGTTAATAAATTATCTCACTCATTTCTTCATCAGCGTGGACCCCAACGACCAGAAGAAGACCGCCTGCTACGACATCGATGTGGAGGTGGAAGACCCCCTGAAGAGCCAGATGAGCagcttcctcctctccactgcCAACCAGCAGGAGATTGCTTCACTTGACAACAAAGTGAGATCACCATCATCACACTCTGGAATTCCTTTGATGCTGTTTATGTCACACTGATGTGATAAATCGTGGGATCGATGATGCATATTAGTTAAAGAGCTGTTTTAGCAGAGCAGTAGTTTGTATTGGATTTCACACCAGGCTGTGTTAAGTGTGGGTgaacaggaaggaaggatgggACGAATAACTAGgtcacatataaaccatgtgtCATGCAAATTACACTGACATCAAGTAAAGTTACTATTTTTCCCAGAGATGCTgagtatttttaaaaacaaggtGCAGGTTGATGAGTCGTTTTTATTCACAGGTTGACTGTTGAATGAGAACTGGTCAGAGAGGaaatcactttttttattttattattaaagtgctctgtgtgtgttcccactTTTCAGATCCACGAGACCATTGAGTCCATCAACCAGCTGAAGATCCAGAGAGACTTCATGCTCAGTTTCTCCAGAGACCCCAAGGGCTACATTCAGGACTGGCTTAAATCCCAGAGCCGAGACCTCAAGGTTTGATTTTGATATTTATACTCTAGCACGAATGCACTAATGTCACTGTTCTGCTAGCTCGAAGCTAAGATACTTTAGAGATAAATATACCCTGTGGTGCTTCACAATACACAAGACAAATAATTAGAAAAAATACAAGCCCACAATTTAGCCAGCACTAGATACCAGCTCGCTCGTAAGACACCTTGGTACGGATGAATACACACATAAGTCAGCTGACATCGCCTGCTGCTAATTACATGTACTGGTACCTTTTCTTTGGCTTGTTTTAAGGGAATAGTATCTGTGTTGTTCAACTGCGTTTTTCAATACGGATATATACAACCCAAGCCTTTCCTATAGAGAATTTAATGTATTATGGGTGAACTTGAAGTGTTGAAGCAATTCTGAAAACTTCAGAAAACTGTATCTGCACTAACTCATATTAGCtttaataaacatacattattgATGGTTTTATTCttgttgtttcctcttgtggCTGCAGTTAATGACAGACGTAGTGGGGAAccctgaggaggagaggagggcggCGTTTTACCATGAACCCTGGTCCCAGGAGGCCGTTAGCCGCTATTTCTACTGCAAGGTGAGGAAACAGCACCTCTGCATCTTTTTATATTCACTTCACAGCTTCCTGTCGCTCTGCCCCTGTATGTACACATGACAGCAACGCTTGGTTTTACCTCTCCCTTCTCCATGGCAGATCcagcagaggagacaggagCTGGAACAGGCCTTAGCAGTCCGCAACACCTAAAGCAAAGGCCCTCCTGGATTCTGCATCCAACTtcagagctctctgtgtgtgtctgctgaaatCTTCAAAGTATTAATGTCTTCATCAATTCAGTTTCTTACCAGTTGTTTTTGACGTTAAATGAAACCTAAAGTGAGGTTTTAACATGACCGCGGCACGCGTGAAAGACAGCACACATGCGTCCGCTGACGTCTAACccgtctctctgctctgtaaaTATATCTCAGTAGAAACCTCTGTCTCAGCCAGCTGCTCACACACCactgtgtttttgcattttcacctcaaagagtctgcagacagacatgaTGAAACTCGGTGACACACGCGGCCGTTGCAGCGCTCTGGAACGGTTTTATGtttgagtcttttttttattatttttttttatcatgagtgtgactgtgtgtgtttttttatttgttctgaTTCGGAGAGTGTTTTTGAGCAGTTAATTAATTACACCAGCAGAGTGGAGATTACAGAGTGACACACTGAGGGGTGTGGATTTCATTCAGTTTCATAATGAGTGAATCAGTCCCTCCAGTGTTGCCTAAAAACAGACTGTGTTAGCAaggagtgattgataagtttgtggcctaaagTAGAAGGAGAGGAGTTCTACAGTTCTGCATTTCAGCTTTATGAGAGACTATGCAGAATGACCAAAAAGGGCACCACACTGGATCCTGAAATCCTCCAGTGTGATGAGAGGCAGATTCAGCAACAACAGACCAAGGGACAGGCTGACATTTTTGAGGCAGATCCTGGTAGAGACATGGCTCCACCACTTCTGGACAGAGGGCAAGAGAATGTGCATCAAGGGGACGACCTCTGATTCCTAAGCGCTGCTGGTGGCCGACacaaaaaaaagggtcacaatACTACAGGGGGGCGACCACGTTATCTCTGAGACACATACAAGAGGAACTTTAGCAGGGCTGATCCACCAGGACTCGCTCAGTGGCGACGGCTGCCTTCGTCCAACACCTGTCCTGATGACATCCTCAGAATACTACATCTTCTCCATGATGAGGTTCAGTGTTCGCCATTTTCTGTCATCATGGCTGCGGTGGAACACCTTCAGGGCGTCCGACCTCTACAGCCTCTTCTATCTGTATGCTTCCGTCTGGACTAAGTTTGTTGGTGTGTGAATTGTAGGTTAGGACTCCATCTACTGGGCCGCGTACTTATCAATCACTCCTCGTATTAttagaaactttttttaaatgaaggagAAAACAAGTATTGATGAGCTTCTCTTCctttaatgtacattagttgTGTCACACACTGCCTCTTCCTTAATCCTCATGTAGTATTTTGCCAGTTTATGTCCTGAAGGTGTTACCAAAGGTTGCAACAAGAAGAAGAGAACATGATCACTGAAACAGAAGTGGCAAAAATCCAGACCTGGATTTAACTGAAATTGATCCGTTTCAGAGAGAAGTTACTCTCCTAAATATTTAAGCACAGGTCAGTGGACTTTTGTctatttctacatttttttgttacacaaaaaaaagaaaagtttttgtttc
This portion of the Parambassis ranga chromosome 20, fParRan2.1, whole genome shotgun sequence genome encodes:
- the smarcd3b gene encoding SWI/SNF-related matrix-associated actin-dependent regulator of chromatin subfamily D member 3b isoform X2, which codes for MATEETAGGARKATKSKLFEFLVHGVRPGMPSGARMPHQGAPMGPPGPPYGGSPAVRPGLPSPVMEPSRKRPAPSQQVQQQQQQQQQQQQQQAVQNRARKKPVGFPGANEMPARQMDMREPQSDPTLGSNAKRRKMADKILPQRIRELVPESQAYMDLLAFERKLDQTIMRKRVDIQEALKRPMKQKRKLRLYISNTFNPARPDADDSDGSIASWELRVEGKLLDDPGKQKKKFSSFFKSLVIELDKDLYGPDNHLVEWHRTPTTQETDGFQVKRPGDVSVRCTLLLMLDYQPPQFKLDPRLARLLGIHTQTRSCIIQALWQYVKTNKLQDSHDKEYINCDKYFQQIFDCPRLKFSEIPQRLTNLLLPPDPIVINHVISVDPNDQKKTACYDIDVEVEDPLKSQMSSFLLSTANQQEIASLDNKIHETIESINQLKIQRDFMLSFSRDPKGYIQDWLKSQSRDLKLMTDVVGNPEEERRAAFYHEPWSQEAVSRYFYCKIQQRRQELEQALAVRNT
- the smarcd3b gene encoding SWI/SNF-related matrix-associated actin-dependent regulator of chromatin subfamily D member 3b isoform X4, with the protein product MATEETAGGARKATKSKLFEFLVHGVRPGMPSGARMPHQGAPMGPPGPPYGGSPAVRPGLPSPVMEPSRKRPAPSQQVQQQQQQQQQQQQQQAVQNRARNAKRRKMADKILPQRIRELVPESQAYMDLLAFERKLDQTIMRKRVDIQEALKRPMKQKRKLRLYISNTFNPARPDADDSDGSIASWELRVEGKLLDDPGKQKKKFSSFFKSLVIELDKDLYGPDNHLVEWHRTPTTQETDGFQVKRPGDVSVRCTLLLMLDYQPPQFKLDPRLARLLGIHTQTRSCIIQALWQYVKTNKLQDSHDKEYINCDKYFQQIFDCPRLKFSEIPQRLTNLLLPPDPIVINHVISVDPNDQKKTACYDIDVEVEDPLKSQMSSFLLSTANQQEIASLDNKIHETIESINQLKIQRDFMLSFSRDPKGYIQDWLKSQSRDLKLMTDVVGNPEEERRAAFYHEPWSQEAVSRYFYCKIQQRRQELEQALAVRNT
- the smarcd3b gene encoding SWI/SNF-related matrix-associated actin-dependent regulator of chromatin subfamily D member 3b isoform X3, producing MATEETAGGARKATKSKLFEFLVHGVRPGMPSGARMPHQGAPMGPPGPPYGGSPAVRPGLPSPVMEPSRKRPAPSQQVQQQQQQQQQQQQQQAVQNRARNAKRRKMADKILPQRIRELVPESQAYMDLLAFERKLDQTIMRKRVDIQEALKRPMKQQKRKLRLYISNTFNPARPDADDSDGSIASWELRVEGKLLDDPGKQKKKFSSFFKSLVIELDKDLYGPDNHLVEWHRTPTTQETDGFQVKRPGDVSVRCTLLLMLDYQPPQFKLDPRLARLLGIHTQTRSCIIQALWQYVKTNKLQDSHDKEYINCDKYFQQIFDCPRLKFSEIPQRLTNLLLPPDPIVINHVISVDPNDQKKTACYDIDVEVEDPLKSQMSSFLLSTANQQEIASLDNKIHETIESINQLKIQRDFMLSFSRDPKGYIQDWLKSQSRDLKLMTDVVGNPEEERRAAFYHEPWSQEAVSRYFYCKIQQRRQELEQALAVRNT
- the smarcd3b gene encoding SWI/SNF-related matrix-associated actin-dependent regulator of chromatin subfamily D member 3b isoform X1 — protein: MATEETAGGARKATKSKLFEFLVHGVRPGMPSGARMPHQGAPMGPPGPPYGGSPAVRPGLPSPVMEPSRKRPAPSQQVQQQQQQQQQQQQQQAVQNRARKKPVGFPGANEMPARQMDMREPQSDPTLGSNAKRRKMADKILPQRIRELVPESQAYMDLLAFERKLDQTIMRKRVDIQEALKRPMKQQKRKLRLYISNTFNPARPDADDSDGSIASWELRVEGKLLDDPGKQKKKFSSFFKSLVIELDKDLYGPDNHLVEWHRTPTTQETDGFQVKRPGDVSVRCTLLLMLDYQPPQFKLDPRLARLLGIHTQTRSCIIQALWQYVKTNKLQDSHDKEYINCDKYFQQIFDCPRLKFSEIPQRLTNLLLPPDPIVINHVISVDPNDQKKTACYDIDVEVEDPLKSQMSSFLLSTANQQEIASLDNKIHETIESINQLKIQRDFMLSFSRDPKGYIQDWLKSQSRDLKLMTDVVGNPEEERRAAFYHEPWSQEAVSRYFYCKIQQRRQELEQALAVRNT